CCCCACCACCCTCGCTGACATGGACTCAAATCTCACCCTTGCAAGCTGTAAACCCCACATGTCCCTTTCCCTCACTGAGGCATTGGATCTGTCATTTCAGTGTTTCGCCTCGAATTTTTTCTAGCATTTAGTGTGGAGAGGGGGGTTATGGGGTCTTCCTTGGGCATACATCTGCATTATTATACAAAtgcatataggggaaacactgcattTCCAATGGTTTAGACTTCCTTGCTGTTATTACAGTCAGAGAACATTATGAACCCCTTTGTCACTGTAGCCCAAGATGTCTCGTGCATCTGCAGTACGCTCTCCCCTTctcactgtggaatagagttcaggTTCTCTTTGAGTCTGTGTGTCATGCTTGGGATCAGGTTGACATGGTCGTCTACGCAGCTGCCCACACAGTTCTCCATCAGGGCCCTCACAGCTGGCTCCTTGGCTCCAGAGTCCAACAGGTCCCTGGCCTTGTCATTGCAGTGCATGGTGCACCTGGTCAGCCGGTCCTGGGCATGGGGAGTCAGAGAAATAATCACAATCAAGTTACACATTCTCTGTATCGGCTGTCTCAAGATATTCAAGTTGTTAGCAACTAAAACAAATACTCACCTGAAATTTCTCCAGTTCATTGGTCACTAGTCCTTGGGCCTGAGCCAGAGGGGTGTGGCAGCGTTCAATACAATTGTGCACCTGTGACATGGAGTCTACGGAGCGCTCGCAGCACTCTGCACTGCACTTGAACATGAGACCCTTGGTACATTATGCACAAGAAAGATTTGAACTGGGCACCTGATAAGCCCAAGTGTTGACAATTACAGGTTGCAAATGATGTATGCATGGAAAAAGAGAGGGTGATTTGTAGATAATGCACTGCACAATATACTGGATTATATTGGATGTATTGAACATAGCTGAAATTGCATTTACATGACCACTTACTTGCATCTTGCGAATGTGGTACCGTTCTAAACTTTGAACCATATCCTCTATGGTTTTCAGTACACGAGCTTGATGTGCCTCTGCCATCTCAAATGTTGCTCTCAGTAGTGACTATTTAAACTGAACTGTTAGAAGATAACGTTTAGCTACGATGCACAGCTGAATAACAGCCACACCATCTACATATAGTAAGTTATTGCAAGATTAGAAGCCTTGTCACATTACTGTTTCAACGTAAGGTCACCTCCGTGAATGCATGCTTCTTCGTTCTAATACAAACAACGTCACATCCACTCCAGCTTCCGGAATTAGCTTGGTAATTTCCGGTTCACAATATGGTACCGACGTGACCGAAGTCTCCGCTTTGAAGTCCTAACTTTAAATGTACAACACTGTGCGGGATCTACATTTGTTTCTCAGCGACTTATTTGACCAAATTACGAGTTAGATAAGTAAATAGCTTGCTTCGTTTTAAAAATCATTTGTAAACTCGTAGCTAGTAAAACTTGATTGTGAACTCCTTGAGAAGTCTTCACCTCTACTGACATTTGAAATGGTGAGCAGTGTACACTTATCAGTTATCAGACCTTTTTAATTGTCTGATTTTAGCCAAATAACCAAGAGGGGTGATATCATTTATGTTTTTAAGATATCAAACAGTAATAAAAAAAATGCCAATCACAATGAAAGACTGCTCCTCAAAAGATCAAGTGTGCTGCTCTTTGACCCAGAGAGATTAACACACTGATAGTACACATGTCACCACCAACAGCAGTCTGCTGTCTGTCCTTGATTGACCCAGCAATTCACACAATCATATTAAAGTGACATGTTTCTGACTACTGATCAGGTGTGAATGTGTAGCCTATGTTATTTTTGTAATTGAACATTTTATTTTTGATCTCGACTCAGATAACCTTTCTTGGAAGGAATTGAATACCCATGATGATTTCAAGGACCATGTCAATCAGGGCACTCCTGTTCTTGGGGCTCTTTCAAGCTGGACAGAGGAGTCTAGCCTCAGCTCCAGAAGTCAAAGATCCACCCAAGAGGATAGGTAAACCAATCTTAGTCCAGACTCCACATTCCATTGTCAATGGCACCCAGTGCTGTGTGGCTACGCAGTAGTACATCAGTTCTGCATAGGTGTGTTCACAAATCTCCATGAATTTAGTTATATTGGCCCAGAGAGCATTTCTATTTCACATTACACATATTTACATGACACACATGCTTTCACTTATGAATTGTTCATTTTACTCCCCTTGGACTTCTAATGACATTGCGGTTTGATTCTATGAACAGCTGTGGTTGGAGCGGGCATCGGTGGCACAGCAACAGCTTACTTCCTGAGACAGGAGTTTGGGGCAGCGGTGAAGATCGATGTGTTTGAGCCAGGCACTGTGGGGGGACGACTGGCCACCCACAACATGGGGGACTATGAGTATGAGACGGGGGGCGCAGTTATCCACCCTCTAAATCTGCACATGAAGCACTTCCTTGAAAGACTAGGTGAGACATGTTGGCTTGTGAGATATACACTTGCTTGTTCTTGAAAGAGTGCAGTATACATGCACAGACAGTCTAATGACACACATCTttatttctcccctgtttctcttaGGCCTTTCCCAGAGGCGAGATGTCCCTGGAAAAATGGCCATCTTCAATGGAAAAGAGCTCATCTTTGAAGAGAGTAACTGGTTTATTGTGAACTTCCTGCGCCTGCTTTGGCGGTACGGGTTCAACTTCCTGCGGATGCAGATGTGGGTGGAAAGTGTTCTTGATAAGTTCATGAGGTGAGACTTTAGGTTCTGCTACCTGTCTATTTACAACTCAGCAGTCAAAACATTTGAAAATCATTAATGAGAGAAGAGTGCTAATTGTAAGTATGTGATGTTTTGGTTCTTGTTTTTCCAGAATCTACCAGTACCAGCAGTTTGGCTACTCCTTCACCAGTGTGGAGAAGCTCCTGCATGCAATGGGTGGTGATGATTTCCTCACACTAGCCAATCAGACACTGGAGGAGGCCATGTTGGGGGAGGGCTTTTCTCAGAGCTTCCTCAACGACGTTGTGGCACCTGTCACCCGTGTGAACTATGGCCAAAGTGTCCGCATCAATGGATTTGTGGGTAGGTTTTTAGGTAACAAAAATAAATGCACACCAAGGTGATGTGATAAGTGGTTCTGAGTGCTCTTATGTGGCCATccaatcaaatgtttttttatctTGAAAACATAAGGAaactggcctcccaggtggcgcagtggtctagggcactgcatcgcagcgctagctgtgccaccagagactctgggttcgtgctcAGGCTCcttcgcagccggccgcgactggcatccgggttggatgcgcgctgtgttaagaatcagtgcggcttggttgggttgtgtttcggaggacgcaggactttcaacctttgtctctcccgagcccgtacgggagttgtagcgatgagacaagatagtaactaatAATAATTGGATACtaagaaattggggagaaaaaggggctaaaagggaaaaaaagaaaacataAGGAAACTGAACTAATCCTTGTGAAATGTGTGGTGTGATGTTGTCTCCAGGGGCGGTGTCTCTAGCAGGGGCAGACCCAGGCCTGTGGGCAGTGGACGGAGGTAATAAGAAGGTGTGCTCAGGACTCCTGTACCACAGCAAGGCCGAGCTCATCCCAGCACGAGTCACCGCTATCGCTGTCAAGTTGCGACCATCTAAAGCAGGTACATGCTCTCTGGGCCAATATAACTAAAGTGAGATCAATAAAagaccatagctttcacctggattcacctggtcagtctatgtcatggaaagagcagtatgatcccttattgatgtcacgtgTTAAATCCACATTCAgaggaatgggcaagacaaaatatttaaatgcctttgaacggggtatggtagtaggtgccaggtgcaccggtttcaAGAGCTGCAACTGTCACGTgtcgaatacaaccggtgtagaccttacagtggaatgcttacttacaagtccttaaccaacaatccCGTTTTAAGAAAAagtaagtgttaagtaaaaaatagaggctatatacagggggtatcggtacagagtcaatgtgcgctGCCACCAGTTagtccaggtaattgaggtaatatgtacatgtaggtagagttaaagtgactgtgcatagataataaacagagagtagcagcagtgtaaaagggggggcaatgcaaatagtctgggtagccatttggttagatgttcaggagtcttatggcttggggttagaagctgttaagaagccttttggacctcctAGACTTGGTcttccggtactgcttgccgtgcggtagcagagagaacagtctatgactagggtggctggggtctttgacactatcctctgtagtgccttgcggtcggaggccgagcagttgccgtaccaggcagtgatgcaactgggatgctctcgatggtgcagctgtagaactttttgaggatctgaggacccatgccaaatcttttcagtctctcttTCCTGTTCACAGGTATCACAGCCAGTCTTTATGAGGTAAACTATGTTGGGGACTCTGGCTCCGCCCATTCCCTGTATGACATAGTGATTGTGGCCACACCTCTCCATCAGGGAAAGTCTGACATCACCTTTGCAGGCTTCTCCCCGCCCATCCCCTCCCAATACCCTGGGCGCTACCACCAGACTGTCACCACCCTGGTCCACGGCCTCCTCAATGTGTCCTACCTGGGGACCTCTGAGAAGCCCTCTACCTTCAGTGTGTCAGACGTTCTCACCACAGACACCAAGGGCTCCATCATCAACAGCCTGAGCTCTATTGACCCTGTTCACATCCCACCAAGCTACTCACGCCCGCCAGCCAGCGAGAGCAAGGTGTGGAAGGTGTTCTCTCCTCAGCCTCTGTCCCAGGAGCAGCTCCGGGACATGTTCCTATCATGGGACTCCACCTCAGAAACTAAGTGGCTGGCGTACCCCGCTTATAATCCACCTCACCGTAGGACCCCTCCGTTCATCCTCCATGAGCGCCTGTACTACCTGAACGCTGTGGAGTGGGCAGCCAGCGCCATGGAGATGAGCGCCATCTCAGCCAGGAACCTGGCACTGTTGGCACATCACCGCTGGAACTCCCAGGTGGGCAGAGTCGACCAGGAGGACCTCCACACACGTCTGAGAGGAGAGCTttgaaaggggagggagggacaacaatGGTGGAGAAAAGTAATAATATAAAGCAATAATATCAGTCAGAGATATTTCACACTAAAACACTCCTGCGTACGTGAACAGTAGTATTGGGTGCTCTGCCCAATTATGAAGCTATATCCATTGACCCACTATAttgatatattttgatttgaaaaATTCAACTGAAATAAATCAACTGCAACATTAGCAAATCATTTTCATCAGATATTCTTATACTGTGCTGAATAGAATGATCACTGTGACAATAGCTATGCTATACTGCAGGGTAAAAGTACAATTATTGTTTAATACATGCATGCATTGGGCTTTCACATATATATCTGCACTAGATGGTGTTGCTAAATTTCTGCGTTTCTATATGTTTCAAAAACATCTGGATAATGTACCCTGTGGCTCCTCTAGACCCATGTATGTCTTCATGCTGCGTCTCAAGCTCTCTACCTCTGGCGTAGTGTTGAAAAGGTTGTAAAGCAAATTGGTTGGTGAAATGTAAGCGGTTGTGCAATTGAATAGTTCTTGCAAGGAAAATTGGCCAACAGATAATTGCAAAGTTTTTGGTGTTATACAATTATGAATACACCCATGAAGAACAAACCCCTATTCGCACTGATCATTTGATGTCATTTGaaaatgtactgtagtctatTTACATATTTCTAAATTGTGCCTTTTTTTAAATTACTAAGCAATGGTTTTTATATCTGGGAATCCTCCTTTCTACTTTCAGAAAATATTTAGTCTCTGTTTTTGGTATGTTTATGGCATCTATGTGATGAGCAAATTGTGCCATGAAACTAGTCTTCCATTGTGACCAAAGTGAAATATAAGAACACAAAGTACATCTATTTTTACTGTGAGTGACAAGTATCCTTCAGaaaatattctattctattctgggaGGTTAATTTCACATCTCTGTAATTTGTCTAGAATGACTCTGAAAATAATCGTTGTTGGTTTAGCCTTTCTAACACACTTTTTGAGGTTTTTAGGGTTTCTGTGCGTTTGATAATGTGTTAGATACTGTACAACCATAG
The sequence above is drawn from the Oncorhynchus gorbuscha isolate QuinsamMale2020 ecotype Even-year linkage group LG11, OgorEven_v1.0, whole genome shotgun sequence genome and encodes:
- the LOC124048853 gene encoding prenylcysteine oxidase-like, which produces MMISRTMSIRALLFLGLFQAGQRSLASAPEVKDPPKRIAVVGAGIGGTATAYFLRQEFGAAVKIDVFEPGTVGGRLATHNMGDYEYETGGAVIHPLNLHMKHFLERLGLSQRRDVPGKMAIFNGKELIFEESNWFIVNFLRLLWRYGFNFLRMQMWVESVLDKFMRIYQYQQFGYSFTSVEKLLHAMGGDDFLTLANQTLEEAMLGEGFSQSFLNDVVAPVTRVNYGQSVRINGFVGAVSLAGADPGLWAVDGGNKKVCSGLLYHSKAELIPARVTAIAVKLRPSKAGITASLYEVNYVGDSGSAHSLYDIVIVATPLHQGKSDITFAGFSPPIPSQYPGRYHQTVTTLVHGLLNVSYLGTSEKPSTFSVSDVLTTDTKGSIINSLSSIDPVHIPPSYSRPPASESKVWKVFSPQPLSQEQLRDMFLSWDSTSETKWLAYPAYNPPHRRTPPFILHERLYYLNAVEWAASAMEMSAISARNLALLAHHRWNSQVGRVDQEDLHTRLRGEL
- the LOC124048854 gene encoding protein FAM136A-like isoform X1, which translates into the protein MAEAHQARVLKTIEDMVQSLERYHIRKMQGLMFKCSAECCERSVDSMSQVHNCIERCHTPLAQAQGLVTNELEKFQDRLTRCTMHCNDKARDLLDSGAKEPAVRALMENCVGSCVDDHVNLIPSMTHRLKENLNSIPQ
- the LOC124048854 gene encoding protein FAM136A-like isoform X2, whose product is MFKCSAECCERSVDSMSQVHNCIERCHTPLAQAQGLVTNELEKFQDRLTRCTMHCNDKARDLLDSGAKEPAVRALMENCVGSCVDDHVNLIPSMTHRLKENLNSIPQ